The Gemmatimonadota bacterium sequence ACTTTCGCCTTAAGAAAGCCCGTGAACGCGGGGTCGACGTATGTATCAACCCGGAGAAAGAACCCGATGTGGCCGAAGCAGTGCGCCGGCATTGCATGGCAGACGGTGCGGACCTGGTCATCGAAGCAACCGGCATTCCCGCTGTATATCCGATGGCGCTGACCCTGCCACGCCTCGGCGGACGTCTGCTCGCGCTCGGTTCCCCGCGCGGATCGGTGGAGGTGAGCTTCTTACACGAGGTCCATCTGCGCGAGGTCACGATTCTAGGCGCTCACCAACCTAAAACGCCCGACGAGGCCGACCTGTACTATCCCTGGGGCAAGCGCAGGGACCGCGACCTGGTCCTGCGGCTCATGGGTGAAGGAAAACTGCCGATCGAGGACCTGATCACTCACGAAGCCGACCCCTCTGATTGCCAATCTGTCTACGATATGCTTGCAGATGATCCCAGGGAGGTGCTGGGGGTGGTGTTCAGGTGGGTGTGAGTAGCGACCGGGCGTAAACCACGCCTAGGAACGAATATTACCTGTGCGGCTCTTGGGGTCTGAGGCCCGCCCAGGTTCTGTTTTATCAGTTGGAGTTTTACCCGGGAGACCGCTCCAATCGGGTTTAGATGGATCCCTAATAAACTTAATATGTGCCTGGATTTTCGGTGCCGGTATTCGCTTAACCTGATCTTTGAGGCTCATACTACTCTCCTCGATTACCTTGAAAGGTATGGAACGTTATGTTGATCAAGAATAGCCCTGATTGCCATGACCGTAACGGCTCTACCTACATAATATGACCAATCCGGCTCAGCCGTAGCAATGGGATATTTACGAGTATTGACTTGAATCCCACAGACCAGGCCATACTCATCCACAACAGGACCGCCACTCTGACCTCCCAAACCGGGCGAGCTGGTTTCCATCCAAGCGCGTGCCATATAAGGGAAGTCGACAAAACGACTAACCAGTGCCTCGTTTATAAACTGTGGAAGACTGTCTATATTGTAAAACTCAAACGTCCGGTTATTCCACCTTGGTTGGAAGCCTTCTTCAATGAAGGGATATCCAATTCGGCATAAGAGTTCTCCAGGTAATACTTCCCCGGACCTAAAAACGGGATATTGGTGGTTTGGAGAAGGAGTGTAGCCTTTTAGTTTCCCCCATCCAAAATCAAGTTCTTCATGTATGTACCCGCCATCGAATACAGCCTCTGTCGTTCCGAATTTAGTAGTGTAAGAACTTGGTGGATTTCCTGCTTCCGGGGGTCGACTAATGCAGGTTAATACATGTGCTGCTGTTATGAAATCACCGTCTTCGTTCACGATCAGACCTGCTCCCATGTTCCATGCCACACCTCCGTCTGATTGCAGCCAAGCAGTCAGAATCGGCATGACTATGTTCTCCAGCCGGCCATACGCATTCTGAAACACTTTAGGCTCCCTTCTGGTTGTTACCGTCGTCGTACATCTGGCTGTAATCGGAGGTCCAGTGAGGAAGATTATCAGTCGTATGAAGTAATAGTCGATTTCACAGCTTGCTTGTTCGTAAAGATCGGCCTTGGTTCTACACTTACTGCCCCGACGACCCACGTCCCTATTCCCCGCCACCCCCATTTTCTCCTTGATTGAACCCTGATTTTCCCGTTAGATTAGCGGTCAGGATTCACCCACGCACGGGTAAGTCCGTGAACGCATAACCATCTGTAAAACAGGTATTTATCGATTACCAGAACTGGAGAGGATGCCTCATGACCGTTTCCGTCAAGCTCTTTGCCACACTGAGAAAATACCTGCCCGAGAACGCGGTAAACAAAACGGCGACGATAGAACTCGGCGACGGGGCCAAGGCGAGCGACATCATCGCACAGCTTGACATCCCCGATGGCCATATTCATCTGATTCTGATCGACGGCAAACACTCGGCTGAAGACTCCCCGTTGACGGACGGTGCGGTGGTCAGCTTCTTCCCGCCGATT is a genomic window containing:
- a CDS encoding MoaD/ThiS family protein; amino-acid sequence: MTVSVKLFATLRKYLPENAVNKTATIELGDGAKASDIIAQLDIPDGHIHLILIDGKHSAEDSPLTDGAVVSFFPPIAGGA
- a CDS encoding trypsin-like peptidase domain-containing protein — encoded protein: MGVAGNRDVGRRGSKCRTKADLYEQASCEIDYYFIRLIIFLTGPPITARCTTTVTTRREPKVFQNAYGRLENIVMPILTAWLQSDGGVAWNMGAGLIVNEDGDFITAAHVLTCISRPPEAGNPPSSYTTKFGTTEAVFDGGYIHEELDFGWGKLKGYTPSPNHQYPVFRSGEVLPGELLCRIGYPFIEEGFQPRWNNRTFEFYNIDSLPQFINEALVSRFVDFPYMARAWMETSSPGLGGQSGGPVVDEYGLVCGIQVNTRKYPIATAEPDWSYYVGRAVTVMAIRAILDQHNVPYLSR
- a CDS encoding zinc-binding dehydrogenase, producing FRLKKARERGVDVCINPEKEPDVAEAVRRHCMADGADLVIEATGIPAVYPMALTLPRLGGRLLALGSPRGSVEVSFLHEVHLREVTILGAHQPKTPDEADLYYPWGKRRDRDLVLRLMGEGKLPIEDLITHEADPSDCQSVYDMLADDPREVLGVVFRWV